A genomic window from Purpureocillium takamizusanense chromosome 2, complete sequence includes:
- a CDS encoding uncharacterized protein (EggNog:ENOG503NYDJ~TransMembrane:7 (n2-12c17/18o88-109i163-184o196-217i229-247o253-275i287-311o317-336i)~COG:G) produces the protein MLALGAAIQILAHALRAWNPPFPLFVVTFWLASLGQAYQDTHGNTYVAGVKGAHRWLAFIHAMYMAGCLVGPFVSTAVASAGATSRWYLFYTVPLGIGVVNLALVLVAFRDSLRFKRAAPSGDETGPESSTDTSTDAAEASQRVSRNKGAMMLIKETVRLPSVWLLSTFFFFYLGAVLTASGWVVEYLVDVRKGSLSQMGYVPAGFNGGALLGRLLLAEPTHRFGARRMVFGYVLISIALQLVFWLVPNIIAASIAVSFIGFFTGPLFATGISLGSKLFPAHLHSTALALLFVVAQMGGSLFPVVTGVIASNAGVKVLQPILIALLAATAISWMLVPRPKESGNTELHQE, from the exons atgctcgccctcggcgccgcgatCCAGATCCTGGCGCACGCCTTGCGCGCCTGGAACCCGCCGTTCCCGCTCTTCGTCGTCACGTTCTGGCTCGCCAGCTTGGGACAGGCGTACCAGGACACCCACGGGAACACGTACGTGGCGGGCGTCAAAGGTGCCCATCGATGGCTGGCCTTCATTCACGCCATGTACATGGCCGGATGTCTCGTCGGACCCTTCGTTTCCACGGCTgtcgcgtcggcgggcgccacTTCGAGGTGGTACCTGTTCTACACGGTTCCCTTGGGCATTGGCGTCGTCAACTTGGCCCTGGTGCTGGTTGCATTTCGCGATTCCCTGCGCTTCAAGAGGGCCGCACCATCTGGCGACGAGACCGGTCCAGAGAGCTCCACTGACACGTCgaccgacgcggccgaggcctcGCAACGAGTCTCTCGCAACAAAGGCGCCATGATGCTCATCAAGGAGACCGTCCGTCTTCCGAGCGTCTGGCTCCTCAgcaccttcttcttcttctacctgggcgccgtgctgacggccagcggctggGTAGTCGAATACCTCGTCGATGTGCGCAAAGGAAGCCTATCGCAAATGGGATACGTTCCTGCGGGcttcaacggcggcgccctgctaGGGCGGCTCCTGCTGGCGGAGCCAACCCACCGGTTTGGTGCCCGGAGGATGGTGTTTGGCTACGTGCTCATCTCGATTGCGCTGCAACTTGTATTTTGGCT AGTGCCAAACATTATTGCGGCATCGATTGCTGTGAGTTTCATTGGCTTCTTCACAGGGCCGCTCTTCGCAACC GGGATCTCTCTTGGGTCGAAGCTCTTCCCGGCGCATCTCCACTCGACggcccttgcgctcctcttcgtcgtTGCCCAGATGGGAGGCTCTCTGTTCCCCGTCGTCACTGGCGTCATCGCGTCCAACGCCGGTGTCAAAGTCCTGCAGCCAATCCTGATTGCCCTgctcgcggccacggcgatcAGCTGGATGCTCGTGCCGCGACCAAAGGAGTCTGGGAACACCGAGCTGCATCAGGAATAG
- a CDS encoding uncharacterized protein (COG:K~EggNog:ENOG503P8SJ) → MAVTPLVFRAATAEDAAAVLALVRSAYRGDASRAGWTTEADLVADERIDTDGMLAKINHPSGVVLVAHDASDGTLAGCCELLQKDRDLAYFGLFAVDPTRQAGGLGRSILAHAEDYARTAWGVRCIEMCVIWPREELIAWYVRRGYRKTDRTMPFPYAHLVNGKALRDDLYFTVLDKEL, encoded by the coding sequence atggccgtcaCGCCGCTCGTCTTccgagccgccaccgccgaagacgccgccgcggtgctcGCCCTCGTGCGCTCCGCctaccgcggcgacgcctcccGCGCGGGCTGGACCACCGAGGCGGacctcgtggccgacgagcgcaTCGACACGGACGGCATGCTCGCCAAGATCAACCACCCgtcgggcgtcgtcctcgtcgcgcacgacgccagcgacggcaccctcgccggctgctgcgagCTCCTCCAAAAGGACCGCGACCTCGCCTACTTTGGGCTCTTCGCCGTGGACCCGAcgcgccaggccggcgggctcgggcgcAGCATCCTGGCGCACGCCGAGGACTACGCCCGGACGGCCTGGGGCGTGCGCTGCATCGAGATGTGCGTCATCTGGCCGCGCGAGGAGCTCATCGCGTGGTACGTCCGGAGGGGGTACCGCAAGACGGACAGGACGATGCCGTTCCCGTACGCGCACctcgtcaacggcaaggcGCTGCGGGATGACCTTTACTTTACCGTTCTGGACAAGGAGCTGTAG
- a CDS encoding uncharacterized protein (COG:S~EggNog:ENOG503P54W) has product MPTSLHLTSSPHFPPAKTHTLCCTMSAPRPEPAEKQWVTIKTTLPTIPYPPPESRPPIITSRLLIRPLAATDLHALHALETQPQVVQWSSRGVPNASIEATRRVLRDKLADDLATYEVAICLRESPGEMIGIGGSHRRVGNLGWPVLSYALRFEHWGRGYATEFLQAFLSRWWALPRDEVELRVEASTVGRSGDSDVKDECVTSVTTERNVASQRVMIKSGMSLAKVWSEKDLARPDEDASITMLGFTATKPAE; this is encoded by the coding sequence ATGCCAACTTCACTTCACCTGACCTCATCCCCGCACTTTCCACCAGCAAAGACACATACGCTTTGTTGCACAATGTCGGCGCCCAGACCGGAACCTGCTGAGAAGCAGTGGGTCACCATCAAGACCACTCTTCCGACCATCCCGTACCCTCCCCCAGAGTCGCGtccgcccatcatcacctcGCGACTCCTCATCCGGCCACTCGCGGCCACGGACCTGCACGCCCTGCACGCCCTTGAGACGCAGCCCCAAGTGGTGCAATGGTCCAGCCGCGGCGTCCCCAACGCCAGCATCGAGGCTACCCGCAGGGTGCTCCGCGATAAGCTCGCGGACGACCTGGCCACGTACGAGGTGGCCATCTGCCTGCGGGAGTCGCCCGGGGAGATGATTGGCATAGGGGGATCGCATCGCCGCGTCGGTAACCTCGGCTGGCCGGTGCTCAGCTATGCGCTGCGGTTCGAGCATTGGGGGAGGGGCTACGCGACGGAGTTCCTGCAGGCGTTTTTGTCCCGGTGGTGGGCGCTGCCGAGGGACGAGGTGGAGttgcgcgtcgaggccagCACCGTCGGTAGaagcggcgacagcgacgtCAAGGATGAGTGTGTGACGTCCGTGACGACGGAGCGAAACGTCGCCAGTCAGAGGGTCATGATCAAGAGCGGCATGAGCCTGGCCAAAGTGTGGAGCGAAAAGGACTTGGCCAggcccgacgaggacgcaTCCATCACAATGCTGGGGTtcacggcgacgaagcccgcAGAATGA
- a CDS encoding uncharacterized protein (COG:S~EggNog:ENOG503P65N): MATMAEQQQQQPQQQQQPTRTPLKGSCHCGATQYILFLTLPHPHSGGEPSPRSDQRFYRCNCTVCHKAGFFHIRPASPADDFLLLAPDDPFAALGDYLCADRRLHFFYCKTCAMRCFIFMGDAETVEVDLGGLGVPSGHGKGGGGGGGKTRVWRAKREGGHPEFGNYLSVNGHSVDAGQAFDMRALTDSKVVQYYDCLEDENPGPRRFDYPHAGGCY, translated from the coding sequence ATGGCAACAATGGctgaacagcagcagcagcaaccacagcaacaacagcaacccACCAGAACACCGCTCAAGGGCTCCTGCCACTGCGGCGCAACGCAATACATCCTCTTCCTCACCCTCCCGCACCCTCACTCAGGCGGCGAGCCCAGCCCCCGGTCCGACCAGCGCTTCTACCGCTGCAACTGCACCGTCTGCCACAAGGCGGGCTTCTTCCACATCCgccccgcctcgcccgccgacgactttctcctcctcgcgcccgacgaccccttcgccgcgctgggcgactACCTCTGCGCCGACAGGCGGCTGCACTTCTTCTACTGCAAGACCTGTGCGATGCGCTGCTTCATCTTCATGGGCGATGCCGAGACCGTGGAGGTGGATCTGGGGGGGCTGGGCGTGCCGTCCGGacacggcaagggcggcggcggcggcggcggcaagacgagGGTGTGGAGGGcgaagagggagggagggcatcCCGAGTTTGGAAACTACTTGAGCGTCAATGGGCACTCTGTCGATGCAGGGCAGGCGTTTGACATGCGGGCGCTGACGGACAGCAAGGTCGTGCAGTACTACGACTGCTTGGAGGACGAAAACCCGGGACCGAGGCGGTTCGATTATCCTCATGCTGGGGGCTGCTATTAG
- a CDS encoding uncharacterized protein (COG:S~TransMembrane:7 (o22-44i56-77o89-105i153-173o206-225i237-261o273-294i)~EggNog:ENOG503NZ9X) yields the protein MGSEFGVHADSKPEPNLDSAGIFWATWTCLWTVILVSGMGYLIARRETPILRLRGLGISLVAITLLHLYWISVQLGYILGPITPGDAEYWIMGIYLPFGIALFHASNSRFLHVAQAQRKYAEQGGKALEARAGSKRPGGLLDRFKRLDYSAKILAIVIFGMFLQLMLTVFMYIMSRKWHSSWGIPGTEVTGTEMEQKMQMGRGWEWWPSVFWQFFWAWIVAPVVLWKSRGIHDTQGWRVQTIGCAVSNLHAAPMWLIALYVPGMDPVNRYFIPPQWIAVSIMLTEGFTVFLPCWEVMRHQTLRQETLDSIAQWESKNRLSQRAESKSVHTASSTRVESIMSGWKSTNGSVKTTKSDESILTMSALEHVLERNPAPLQQFSALRDFSGENIAFLTSVAEWKNSLPPTVRGGASTDPNTRELVRERFNRALRIYAGFISTRDAEFPINISSQDLKKLEAIFEASARKLLGEKRDVDPATPFDFPSLPVERSMSTASSAATEKTTAELIAPAPTSSAADRVQYWGEVPDEFDETVFDDAEKSIKYLVLTNTWPKFVRTRRSSMDTIDPESHNEVLQMVKEKQRK from the exons ATGGGCTCTGAATTTGGCGTCCACGCCGACTCCAAGCCGGAGCCAAACCTCGACTCTGCTGGCATCTTCTGGGCTACTTGGACATGCCTCTGGACCGTTatcctcgtcagcggcaTGGGCTACCTgatcgcccgccgcgagacGCCCATCCTGCGTCTGCGCGGCTTGGGCAtctcgctcgtcgccatcacgcTGCTACATCTCTACTGGATCAGCGTTCAGCTGGGCTACATCCTCGGCCCCATCACGCCAGGAGACGCCGAGTACTGGATCATGGGCATCTACCTGCCCTTCGGCATTGCCCTGTTCCACGCGTCTAACAGTCGATTCCTgcacgtcgcgcaggcgcagagGAAGTATGCCGAGCAAGGCGGGAAGGCATTGGAAGCCCGGGCCGGCTCCAAGAGACCAGGCGGGCTGCTTGACCGATTCAAACGCCTGGACTACTCGGCCAAGATACTCGCCATTGTCATCTTCGGGATGTTTCTGCAG CTCATGCTCACGGTCTTCATGTACATCATGTCTCGCAAGTGGCACAGCTCGTGGGGCATCCCGGGAACAGAGGTGACGGGCACGGAGATGGAGCAGAAGATGCAGATGGGCCGTGGATGGGAGTG GTGGCCGTCGGTGTTCTGGCAGTTCTTTTGGGCGTGGATCGTCGCGCCGGTGGTTTTGTGGAAGTCGAGAGGCATTCACGACACCCAGGGCTGGCGAGTACAGACGATTGGCTGCGCCGTGTCCAA TCTCCACGCGGCGCCCATGTGGCTGATTGCTCTCTACGTCCCTGGCATGGATCCCGTTAACAGATACTTTATTCCTCCTCAATG GATTGCCGTCTCGATCATGTTGACAGAAGGCTTCACCGTATTCCTTCCCTGCTGGGAGGTGATGCGGCACCAGACACTTCGCCAGGAGACGCTCGACTCGATCGCACAATGGGAGTCCAAGAACAGGCTGTCCCAAAGGGCGGAAAGCAAGTCCGTCCACACCGCGTCGTCCACACGCGTCGAGTCCATCATGTCCGGCTGGAAGTCGACCAACGGCTCCGTCAAGACGACCAAATCCGACGAGTCGATCCTCACCATGAgcgccctcgagcacgtCCTAGAGCGCAACCCCGCGCCGCTGCAACAATTCTCGGCATTGCGCGACTTCTCCGGCGAAAACATTGCCTTCCTGACAAGCGTCGCAGAATGGAAGAACTCGCTGCCGCCTAcggtgcgtggcggcgcttCGACAGACCCAAACACGAGGGAACTGGTGCGCGAGCGGTTCAACCGGGCCCTGCGGATATACGCTGGCTTCATCAGCACACGAGACGCCGAGTTCCCCATCAACATTTCCTCACAGGACCTGAAGAAGCTGGAGGCCATCTTCGAGGCGTCGGCTCGCAAGCTCCTGGGCGAGaagcgcgacgtcgacccggccacgCCGTTCGACTTCCCGTCCCTGCCCGTCGAGCGGTCCATgtccacggcgtcgtctgccGCGACGGAAAAGACGACCGCGGAGCTGATCGCGCCTGCACCCACATCAAGTGCGGCAGACCGAGTTCAGTACTGGGGCGAGGTCCCGGACGAGTTCGACGAGACGGTGTTTGACGATGCGGAGAAGAGCATCAAGTACCTCGTCCTGACCAACACTTGGCCCAAATTTGTGCGCACCCGACGGTCGTCTATGGACACGATCGATCCCGAGTCGCATAATGAGGTACTTCAAATGGTTAAAGAAAAGCAAAGGAAATGA
- a CDS encoding uncharacterized protein (COG:S~EggNog:ENOG503P7IG~SECRETED:SignalP(1-16~SECRETED:cutsite=VAA-QN~SECRETED:prob=0.6341)): MKATFVTLAVAGLVAAQNLSGQPECAIPCIKEAIPKVGCKLEDVACACKPDAQKQLLTIVGPCILSKCKPDEIAKAQSAASAACAAAGTQTGSATGSGSASATGSATGSSATGSSSSATGSHTASGSATGTASGSGSTTATGSATASESASGSATGTESGSATMTATASGSKTSPAVTGTASRSGAASGSSSSAAPTSTAGANAGPVGGIVAAVLGAALAL, translated from the exons ATGAAGGCCACATtcgtcaccctcgccgtcgccggcctcgtcgccgcccagaaCCTATCTGGCCAGCCCGAGTGTGCT ATTCCGTGCATCAAGGAGGCCATCCCCAAGGTTGGCTGCAAGCTTGAGGATGTTGCTTGCGCTTGCAAGCCCGACGCGCAGAAGCAGCTGCTAACCATCGTCGGGCCCTGCATCCTAAGCAAATGCAAGCCTGACGAAATTGCCAAGGCCCagtccgccgccagcgctgcttgcgctgccgccggcacccAGACTGGCTCGGCCAccggctcgggctcggcctcggcgacgggatccgcgacgggctcctccgcgacgggctcctcttcttccgcCACTGGCTCTCATACTGCCTCCGGCTCCGCCACCGGCACCGCgtccggctccggctcgaccacggcgacgggctccgCCACCGCTTCGGAGAGCGCCAGCGGCTCCGCGACTGGCACCGAGTCCGGCTCTGCCACGAtgaccgccaccgccagcggctCCAAGACCTCTCCCGCCGTTACGGGCACCGCCTCGCggtccggcgccgcctctggctcctcgagctctgCTGCGCCCACCAGCACCGCTGGCGCCAACGCTGGCCCTGTCGGTggcatcgtggccgccgtcctgGGCGCTGCCTTGGCTCTGTAA
- a CDS encoding uncharacterized protein (SECRETED:SignalP(1-18~SECRETED:cutsite=VAA-LP~SECRETED:prob=0.9031)~EggNog:ENOG503P6BW), producing MRGVFLAICLVAAVRVAALPTGGTENTSSPASTAIPTRTNKFGFSGTQTATFHSASSAVTLAPNVHWTEDTKEVKNVIPLSPRERSYLYYGAGDPSEKGPFGVITYNFVSPSVNLDHSDHIKAVYDKNEGLKLTFTNKEAFNHATDTWHPKDRGLILVVYIDGCEAHKSGERCYFKASSLDVRPQDMTIIVSCKAHHPNDLIASGESHWGWWDPGSSPARRSLESPGKGGEPANDVLMEHIYPGAYSKRENEEPTGRGRFWTWIDDYIIKPFKKGAKSVWTSLAINHDFNRNLPFKFPESPEKYSVLSPWGAGILLSSVSMGSKPNQSADIYCVGCGASGNATLSGKVKWTPFTGMTEGQVYLHLDARFALKIGIDAHAQSSHNFTKQLYNRTFDATSFGGFSVVPGMDVAVNANITTNSLSEGRLLAGAEMDVQDAHVVYDLVEPSRNNVGGWYPQPKPIIESNDTLIAEAKLSLPLRVSCRILIHSVDYGTAWITHEPSVNFTAQSAKWAELEGGEVNRGSNGTDTCTGIRTRLSWRNKLLASAKIPFVGRKEFLLWDSYERPIGPSCIP from the exons ATGAGGGGCGTGTTCCTGGCCATCTGCCTGGTGGCTGCTGTACGCGTCGCGGCTCTCCCCACCGGCGGCACCGAAAACACCTCGTCTCCCGCATCCACTGCTATCCCGACAAGGACGAACAAATTCGGATTTTCTGGAACCCAAACGGCGACGTTTCATAGCGCCAGCTCGGCTGTGACTCTGGCCCCCAACGTCCACTGGACGGAAGACACCAAGGAGGTCAAAAACGTGatccccctctccccccgcGAGAGATCGTACCTGTActacggcgccggcg ACCCGTCTGAGAAGGGCCCATTCGGCGTCATCACTTACAACTTTGTGTCGCCGTCCGTCAATCTCGATCACAGCGATCATATCAAGGCCGTCTACGACAAGAACGAGGGCCTCAAGCTCACATTCACCAACAAGGAGGCCTTCAATCATGCGACAGATACATGGCATCCCAAGGACAGAGGACTGATCCTGGTCGTCTACATCGACGGCTGCGAAGCGCATAAATCCGGTGAGAGATGTTATTTCAAGGCGTCGAGCCTCGACGTGAGGCCGCAGGACATGACAATCATCGTCTCATGCAAAGCGCACCACCCAAATGACCTCATTGCTTCTGGCGAGTCGCACTGGGGGTGGTGGGATCCCGGATcaagcccggcgaggagATCCTTGGAGAGTCCtggcaaaggcggcgagcccgccaACGACGTGCTCATGGAGCACATTTACCCGGGGGCCTATTCCAAGCGCGAAAACGAGGAACCGACTGGCCGCGGCAGGTTCTGGACCTGGATCGACGACTATATCATCAAGCCGTTCAAAAAGGGCGCCAAGAGCGTTTGGACCAGTCTGGCCATCAACCACGACTTCAACAGGAACCTTCCCTTCAAGTTCCCCGAGTCCCCCGAGAAGTACTCTGTACTGTCTCCGTGGGGTGCCGGCATACTCCTCTCGTCAGTGTCCATGGGTTCAAAGCCGAATCAGTCCGCGGACATATACTgcgtcggctgcggcgcctcggGAAACGCCACGCTcagcggcaaggtcaagtgGACGCCATTCACCGGCATGACGGAGGGCCAGGTGTACCTGCATCTCGACGCGCGCTTCGCGCTCAAGATTGGCATCGACGCGCACGCCCAGTCGAGCCACAACTTCACCAAGCAGCTGTACAATCGCACCTTTGACGCGACGTCGTTTGGTGGCTTCTCCGTCGTGCCGGGCATGGACGTTGCCGTCAACGCCAACATCACGACTAACTCCCTCTCCGAGGGCAGGCTCCTCGCCGGGGCCGAGATGGATGTGCAGGACGCACACGTCGTGTATGATCTCGTGGAGCCGTCTAGAAACAACGTCGGAGGCTGGTACCCGCAGCCGAAGCCCATCATCGAGTCCAACGACACCCTCATTGCGGAGGCGAAACTGAGCCTCCCGCTGCGGGTGTCGTGTAGGATTCTGATACACAGCGTGGACTACGGGACGGCATGGATAACCCACGAGCCGTCTGTGAACTTCACCGCCCAGTCCGCCAAGTGGGCCGAGTtggaaggcggcgaggtgaATCGTGGGTCCAACGGCACGGATACGTGCACAGGAATCCGCACCCGTCTCAGCTGGCGGAACAAGCTCCTCGCGAGCGCCAAGATCCCCTTCGTCGGCAGAAAGGAGTTTTTGTTGTGGGACTCATACGAACGACCCATAGGCCCCAGCTGCATCCCATGA
- a CDS encoding uncharacterized protein (TransMembrane:5 (n2-12c17/18o88-109i163-184o196-217i229-247o253-271i)~EggNog:ENOG503NYDJ~COG:G), with the protein MLALGAAIQILAHALRAWNPPFPLFVVTFWLASLGQAYQDTHGNTYVAGVKGAHRWLAFIHAMYMAGCLVGPFVSTAVASAGATSRWYLFYTVPLGIGVVNLALVLVAFRDSLRFKRAAPSGDETGPESSTDTSTDAAEASQRVSRNKGAMMLIKETVRLPSVWLLSTFFFFYLGAVLTASGWVVEYLVDVRKGSLSQMGYVPAGFNGGALLGRLLLAEPTHRFGARRMVFGYVLISIALQLVFWLVPNIIAASIAVSFIGFFTGPLFATVRNTRKTMGHGFRSLTRIAHDCRGSLLGRSSSRRISTRRPLRSSSSLPRWEALCSPSSLASSRPTPVSKSCSQS; encoded by the exons atgctcgccctcggcgccgcgatCCAGATCCTGGCGCACGCCTTGCGCGCCTGGAACCCGCCGTTCCCGCTCTTCGTCGTCACGTTCTGGCTCGCCAGCTTGGGACAGGCGTACCAGGACACCCACGGGAACACGTACGTGGCGGGCGTCAAAGGTGCCCATCGATGGCTGGCCTTCATTCACGCCATGTACATGGCCGGATGTCTCGTCGGACCCTTCGTTTCCACGGCTgtcgcgtcggcgggcgccacTTCGAGGTGGTACCTGTTCTACACGGTTCCCTTGGGCATTGGCGTCGTCAACTTGGCCCTGGTGCTGGTTGCATTTCGCGATTCCCTGCGCTTCAAGAGGGCCGCACCATCTGGCGACGAGACCGGTCCAGAGAGCTCCACTGACACGTCgaccgacgcggccgaggcctcGCAACGAGTCTCTCGCAACAAAGGCGCCATGATGCTCATCAAGGAGACCGTCCGTCTTCCGAGCGTCTGGCTCCTCAgcaccttcttcttcttctacctgggcgccgtgctgacggccagcggctggGTAGTCGAATACCTCGTCGATGTGCGCAAAGGAAGCCTATCGCAAATGGGATACGTTCCTGCGGGcttcaacggcggcgccctgctaGGGCGGCTCCTGCTGGCGGAGCCAACCCACCGGTTTGGTGCCCGGAGGATGGTGTTTGGCTACGTGCTCATCTCGATTGCGCTGCAACTTGTATTTTGGCT AGTGCCAAACATTATTGCGGCATCGATTGCTGTGAGTTTCATTGGCTTCTTCACAGGGCCGCTCTTCGCAACCGTACGTAACACTAGAAAAACCATGGGGCATGGCTTCCGTTCCTTAACGCGCATCGCTCACGATTGCAGGGGATCTCTCTTGGGTCGAAGCTCTTCCCGGCGCATCTCCACTCGACggcccttgcgctcctcttcgtcgtTGCCCAGATGGGAGGCTCTCTGTTCCCCGTCGTCACTGGCGTCATCGCGTCCAACGCCGGTGTCAAAGTCCTGCAGCCAATCCTGA
- a CDS encoding uncharacterized protein (EggNog:ENOG503PFNG~COG:F), with the protein MAPVVVVSSKNPVKIEAARQGFALMFPGGGGGDGFDIHSVSVPSGVPEQPFSDRETLDGATNRANNARAAEPDADYWVGIEGGVDDSRHDGEAPPATTTTTTTTTTDRWVRGDDGAITTTISGDGSTDQQADGSGSGKTTAAAGRGPIESFAWVVVIGRDGRVGKARTAAYYLPEETAKLLREGMELGHADDLIHGRTNSKQRTGSVGILTDDAVDRAGYYTQAVVLALIPFKNPTLTFG; encoded by the coding sequence atGGCACCCGTGGTCGTTGTCTCCTCCAAGAACCCCGTCAAGATCGAGGCCGCGCGGCAGGGGTTCGCGCTCATGttccccggcggcggtggcggcgacggcttcgaCATCCACAGCGTCAGCGTCCCGTCGGGCGTACCGGAGCAGCCCTTTTCGGACCGggagacgctcgacggcgcgacgAACCGGGCGAAcaacgcgcgcgccgccgagccagaCGCGGACTATTGGGTGggcatcgagggcggcgtcgacgactcaAGACACGACGGTGAGGCGCcacccgcgacgacgacgacgacgacgacgacgacgacggaccgcTGGGTCCGCGGTGATGACGGAGCGattactactactattagCGGTGATGGTAGCACCGATcagcaggccgacggcagcggcagcggcaagacaACGGCAGCCGCAGGCAGGGGTCCCATCGAATCCTTTGCATGGGTCGTCGTCATTGGCAGggacgggcgcgtcggcaaggcgcgcacggcggcgtaTTACCTCcccgaggagacggcgaagctgctgcgcgagggcaTGGAGCTGggccacgccgacgacctgATCCACGGCAGGACCAACTCGAAGCAGCGCACCGGGTCGGTGGGCAtcctcaccgacgacgctgtGGACCGGGCGGGCTACTACACGCAGGCGGTCGTCCTGGCGCTGATTCCCTTCAAGAACCCGACGCTGACGTTTGGGTGA